The following is a genomic window from Micromonospora cathayae.
GACCGACTGACCGCCACACCGACCACCCTCAGCGCCACCGGCCACATCCGCCACCACACGGGCACCGCCGTGCCGCCGGGCTGCTGACAAGGACCGGCACGGCTCCGGGGCACCAGGCGAAGCCCCGGGCGTCAGCCGACGGGGTGCAGCCGGCCGGTCTCGGTGCCCCGACCGTCGAGCAGCACCAGGGTGTCACCGTCGAAACCGGCTCGCCGTCCTTCCCAGAGCCAGTACCCGACCGGCACGCGGGCCGCGCAGGCCGCCAGCGTGACGGCCCCGGCGGTGGCGAGCAGCGTCCCCCCGTCCGCCGTGATCCACCGGCCGTTCTGGTCGTTGCAGCCGTCGGAGCCGCGCCACCCACCGTCCGCCGTGAACTCCAGGTACGCCCCCCGGTGCCCACGGGTGGGAACCCACCGACCGGCCAGCCGCTGCGGGTCGACGGGAGTCAGCGCCGCCGGTAGCGGCACGGCCGGCGCGAAACTCCGCCGGGACTCGTCGGTGACCATCGGCGGCTCCAGCACGAACGGCGCCAGGTCCGGCCAGGCGGTCGCGGTGGTGCCGGGGACCAGCCGGGCGACCGGCTGCGCCAGGTCGTCCAGCAGCACGGGTAGCCCGTTGCCGTCGAACCGGTACGCCGTCACACGCCGCAGCCAGCCGGGAGTCTCCTGGCTGGCCCGCGCACAGCCCGGGGTGCCCTCCACGACGTCGCTGGAGGCGGAGTCGACACTCGCCAGAAAGACGCCGTCGGTGTCGGCCCGCCATGCTCCGCCCAGGGTGCCGCAGCGGCTGCCGACCAGGTACAGCTCGAAAGGAGAGAGATGCAGGCTCTCTCCCCCGCCGGGGTCGGCGAGGCCCGCGATCGTCCACACGCCGAACAGCCTCTCCGGGGCCAATGACCGTGCACCCGCTCCGATGCCCAAACCGGGCCCCGGATCTGCGGAACCGGCACCGGTGGGTGCCGCACATCCGGCGAGCAGCACACCGCACGCGATCACCGTCGCCCATTGGCCCTGACGCACAGCCGGTTCACCGTCCCGTCGTCTCCCCCGGTCCCGCGGGGCCGCCGACGGTCCGCTATCGGGATGACACCCCGACCGCTGGACGGCCCTCCCCTGCCCTGACCAACGAATGACCGGTCACCCGGCAGCGGCCCAGCACCGGCGGCCGGGCACCCCGGCAGCGGCCGGGTACGGGGACGACCGCTACCGCTGAGGTCCGGCCTGGGCGTCACGCCGCAGCCGGCCCATCAGTCGACGCAGGCCGGCCTGCCAGCCGTCCGGGTCGTCGGCGCGGCGTCGGGCGTAGTCGGCCACCTCCGGATGCGGCAGGATCAGGAACCGCTCCTCGGCCAGTCCCGTCACCGTCGCGTCGGCGACCGCGTCCGGGGTGAGCACCGGCCCGGACGCGGCGATCACCCGCGCCCCCAGGTGTCCCTCGGCCAACCCGTCGGCGAGCATCGGCGTGTCCACGCCCTGCGGGCACAGCGCGCTGACCCGGATGCCCCGGTCCCGGTAGGTGATCGCCAGCCACTCGGCGAACCCGACCGCCGCGTGTTTCGTCGCCGTGTACGGGGCGTCCCCGACGGCGGTCAGCAGCCCCGCCGCCGAACAGGTGTGCAGCAGGTAGCCCTCGCCCCGGGCCAGCATTCCGGGCAGCACCGCCCGGGCGGCGTACACGTGCGCGACGACGTTCACCTGCCAGGACCGCTCCCAGTCGGCGTCCTCGGCGTCCAGCCCCCGTCCGGTCGCCACCCCGGCGTTGGCGCAGAACAGGTCGATCCGCCCGTACCGGGTTTCCACCTCGGTGACCAGGGCGGCCACCTGAGCGGCGTCGGTGGCGTCGAGACCGACACCCCGGGCGGCCGGGCCGATCGCCGCGGCGACCGCGTGGGCCGCGTCGGCGTCCAGGTCGGCCAGGACGACGACGGCGGCCCCCTCGGCGACGAACCGGCGGCCCAGGGCCGCGCCGATCCCACCGGCCCCACCGGTGACCACCACCACCCGGTCGGTCAACCGCATCTCAGTTCACCGCCGGAGCGACGCCGGGCACCCCACCCGGGCCGGGAGCGACGCCCGCCACCCCGCCCGGGCCGGGAGCGGCCACCCGGTCGGCGGCGGCCACCGGCGAGGTACCGAGCTGGGCGATCAGGGCCGCCAGCGCCGGCGCGCCGCCCGCGGTCAGCTCCGGGGTGGGCAGCAGCGCCAGCACCGGCACGTCCACCCCGGCGTCGGCGTAGCCGCGCACCGCCGCCCGGCACCGCTGGGGTGAGCCGTGCAGCACCAACGCGTCGACCAGGTCGTCCGGCACGGCCGCGGCGGCTCCGCGCCGGTCCCCCGCCGCCCAGGCCCGCCACACCGGGTCGAGCACCGGTGCCCGCCCCAGCCAGCGGTGGAACTGCGCGTACGCCGGCACGGTCAGGTAGGCGGCGATCAGCCGGCGGCCCAACGCACGGGCGTGCGCGGCGTCCTCGGTGGGGCAGACGAAGATCCGGGCCGCCACCTCGAAGTGCGGTCGTCGCTGGCCCAGCTCGGCGAGCACGGTGGGCACGTCGGTGGCGGCCAGCCAGTTGAGGATCACCCCGTCCGCCTCGGCGGCGGCCAGCCGCAGCATCCTGGGACGCAGCGCGGCCAGCAGGATCGGCGGCGGCACCACCGGCGGCCGGTCCAGCCGGAACCGGCGGACGGTGAACGTTTCGTACACCTCGTCGACCGTCTCGCCGCGCAGCGCCGCCCGCAGGAAACGCAGCACGTCCCGGGTGCGCCGGTACGGCTCGGCGAACCGGACCGCGTTCCAGTCCCGGACCACCACCGGCGACGACGCGCCGATGCCGAGCGTGAAGCGCCCCGGTGCGGCCTCCGCCAGCGCCGCCGCGCTCATCGCCAGCAGCCCGGGACCCCGGGTGAACACCGGGGCGACCGCCGTGCCCAGCCGCAGCCGGGGCTGCCAGGCCGCGGCCAACGCCAGCGGCGTGAACGCGTCCGCGCCGTTGACCTCGGCCGACCAGAGGTCGGTGAATCCGGCCCGGTCCAGGGCCTCGTACACCACGGCGTGGTCGGCGAGCGGCACCCCGTCCAGCGGGACCGTCATACCCCATCGATTGGTCACCGGCCGATCGTCCCCCGGGCCCGGGGGCCGGGCAAGATCCCGGCGGAGGTTCGCCGGATGACGCACCCGCAGCCGGCCGCGGATGTTACGACTGCCGGATGGACAGCAGCCCCAGGACGGGCCGGCGGTGACCCGCCCGGCCAGGGCCCGGATCGTCCCGGCACCGGACGGTCCCCAACGGGCCACCTTCCTGGAGCTCTTCTTCGACCTGGTCTTCGTCTTCGCGCTCACCCGCATCGGCACCCGGGCCTTCGAGGATCTCGCCCTGGAACCGGGCGGCGCCCAGGGCTGGTCACCGATCACCGGGGGCGGCAAGACCCTGCTGCTCCTGCTGGCCCTCTGGGCGGTCTGGCAGAGCACCGCCTGGACCACCAGCCGGTACGACCCGTACAACTTCTGGTTGCAGACCATCGTGATCCTCGCGCTGGCCGCCAGCATGGTGATGGGGGTGGCGGTCCCCCGGGCCTTCACCGTGGCCGGGCTGAGTTTCGCCGTCGCGTACGTGGTCGCGCAGATGTCCCGGCCGCTGATCCTGCTGTTCGCCCTCGGCCACGGCGAGGAACGTCAGCTGAAACTGCGGATGCTGGTGGTCTACGGGGTGACGGCGGTGTTCTGGCTGGGCGGGACGTTCCTCCCCAGCACCCCCCGGGTGGTGCTCTGGACGCTCGCGCTGGGCATCGAGTACACCGCCGGCCGGACCGGCTGGCCGGTACCCGGTCTGGGCCGGTCCACGGTCAGCCGGTGGCATCTGGTGGGCGAGCACCTCGCCGAGCGGTACCAGCAGTTCTTCCTCATCGCCCTCGGCGAGACGATCCTGGTCACCGGGCTGGCCTACGGCTCCGGGCCGCGTAACCCGGCGCGGGCGGCGGCCTTCGGGTTGGCGTTGGTGACGTCGGTGCTGCTGTGGCGGATCTACTTCCAGCGTGCCGGGCAGATCCTCGCCGAGGCGGTGGCGCGGGCCCGGCAGCCGGCGGTCATCGGCCGGTCCGCCGCCGACACGCACCTGGTGATGGTGATCGGCGTGGTGGGCACCGCGATCGGCTACGAGCTGGTCATCGGGTACCCGCTGGAGCACCCGGAGGCGGCCTGGATCGTGTTGGTGCTCGGTGGGCCGCTGGTGTTCCTCGCCGGCCGGGCCCGCTTCGAGTACGAGGTGTTCGGGCGGGTGTCCCCGTCCCGGTGGGTCGCCATGGTGGCGCTGGCCGTGCCGCTGCCGGTGCTCGTCCACCACCCGCCGCTGATCGCCGCCGGCACCGCGGCGGCCATCCTGCTCGCGGTGGCGGTGGTGGACGCCCGCCGGGCCCGCGGCCGTCCCCCGGAGGCGGCGTCCCCACCGTTCTGAGCCCGTACCCCCGGGCTCGCCCGTTTCGGCGGGGATCTGGCGGGTACCCGCGGCCGGACGACGGAGGGGGGTCGGTGATGGCCGGCATCGTGTTGCGGAGCACCGCGTTCAGCGACCACGACCTGTTGCCCGGGCGGTTCTCCCGGGCCGGCGGGAACGTCTCGCCGCCGTTGCAGTGGGCCGAGGTACCGGACTCGGCACGGGAACTGGTGCTGCTGGTGGAGGATCCGGACGCGGGACGGACGCCGTTCCTGCACTGGCTGGTCACCGGGATCGATCCGGCCTCGGGCGGCACCGACGAGGGCGCCGTCCCGGCGGGCGGCCGGGAGTGGCCCAACGACGCCGGCGGAACCGGCTGGTCCGGGCCGCATCCGCCGCAGGGCGAGGAGGCGCACCGGTACTTCTTCCGGCTGTTCGCGCTGGACCGGCCCCTGGATCTGCCGACCAGCCCGCACGCCCCGGACGTGCACCGTGCGCTGGCCGGCCACGAGATCGCCAGCGGCACCACGATCGGTACCTTCTACCGCTGACCGAACGGGACCGCCCGACCGGTCGCCGAGGTGGCATCCCGGCCGAACCGGCGCGGGTCGGCCGGGGTCAGCCCTTGACCCGGGGCACCAGCCGGTGCACCAGGGCGAGCAGCAGGGCCATCACCACGCCGATGGTGCCGACGATGCCGGCGGCGCTGCCGGCGTACCCGACGAACAGCGGCCGGCGGCCCAGCTCGCTGACCGCCAGTTTGGGTTGGCCGTCCAGCCAGGCCATCGCGGTCATCGAGACGACCAGCGCGGCCAGGCCGGTCAGCCCGAGCACCAGCGCCGCGGTCCGGTGCGCGTCGGCCGGTTCCACCTGGGCCTGCTCCCGTTGGGTGAGCAACAGCAGCAGACCACCGGCCGCCGCCCAGGCGCCGACCACCAGGAACGCGGCGACCGCGTCGCTGGGCCGGTGCCAACCGGCCGACAGGGTGGCCACCCCGTTGAGCGCGGCGTACCCGGCGCCGAGGAACGCGCCGAGCACCCGGACCTTGCGGGGCAGGACGAGCACCAGCGCCACCGCCACCGAGGCGGCCACGCAGGCATGCCCGCTGGGCAGGCTGTTGCCGACGGCGGCCCGCTCCGGGTCGATGCCGTAGTCCGGCCGGCCCAGCCCGTACTTGAGCAGTTGGGTGGTGACGTTCGCGCCGACGATCAGCGCGGTGGCGGTGACCGCCAGGGCGATGCGTCGACGCAGCAGCGCGATGAAACCGATCACCGCGATCGCGGCCAGCAGCGAGACCACGGACACCGCGTTGAGCACCTGGTTGACCGGGCCGTCGATGCGGTCCTGGCCGATCCGGTTGCCGGTCAACGCCACCGTGTCGAGCCACTGGCCGGTCTCGGTGTGCAGCGCGAGGCGCCACACCGCGAGCAGGGCCAACGTGTACATGACCGCGAGCAGCACCAGCCACACCGCGGTCCAACCCCTTGCCGTCGCTCGCACCCGCACACGGTAGCGCCACCTCCCGGTGGACCGGCGGCGGGTGGTCGGTGGTTCGGCGATAGGTTGGGGCGGACCGTCGAGGAGGAGGAGCCGGTGACCGGTGCACCACAGCGCGAACGGCCCTCCGCTCCCGACGCGCCGGGTCCGGAGTCCCTGGCGGACCTGCTCGGCGGGCGACGCGGCGCGGTCGACGCGACCCTTCCTCCGTTGGCGTTCGGCGTGGGTTGGCTGGCCGGCGGTGAGTCGCTCTGGGGTGGAGTGATCGCCGCCGTGCTGACCGGGGCGGCGGTCGCCGGGTGGCGACTGCACCGGGGCGACCGGCCCCGGTCGGTGCTGATCGGTCTGCTGGCGGTGTGCGTGGCCGCGCTGATCGCGTTGCGGACCGGCCGGGCCACCGACTTCTTCCTGCTCCAGGTGCTCGCGAACGCGGCCAGCGCGCTGGTCTGGGTGGTCAGCGTGGTGGTGCGCTGGCCGCTGCTGGGGGTGCTGGTGGGGGTGGCGCTGCGGCAGCGGGGCCGCTGGCGGCGGGACGGGGCGCTGCTGCGCGCGTACGGCCGGGGCAGTTGGGTCTGGGCGGCCAGTTACGCGCTGCGGGTGGCGGTGTTCGTGCCGCTGTACCTCGGCGGGCAGGTGGTGGCGCTGGTGGTGGCCCGGGTGGCGCTGACCTGGCCGCTGGTGGCGACGGCCCTCGGGGTGAGCTGGCTGGTGGTGCGCCGGTCCCTGCCGGCGGGGCATCCGGGGTTGCGCCACCCGGTCGTACCGTCCGACGCGGACCGGGAGGCGTGAGCCGACCCGGGAAGGTGGCCCCGGCCCGGAGCGGCATCGTTCCCGGCCCCGCGACGGTGCGCCGGCCCGGGAAACGTAAAGGGAGAGGCCGCCACGGGGGGAGCGGCCTCTCCACGAGTTACGTTACTCCGTCCCGGGCTTCCTGTCCCCCCGGGACGGACGGATTTTCGCTTGACAGCGGAAAACTCGATGTTTCGCCATGGGTGTGGTGGGCCACCGGCACTGCGCCGGCTGGCCGGCGGCCCACCACCGCCCGACCGTGGGAATCGGGCGCCCCAGACGGACCGGGCCGCAGGTCCCCGTCGGCCCGGTCCGAGCCCGGCGGACGTGACACGTCACCGGGGTGACCGGTCGGGTGGACGTGGACACGCCCACCCGACCGGATCGGATCAGCCGTTCGGGAACAGGCGACCGTAGTCGGCGTACGCCATGGCCACGTCGACCTGCGCCCAGAACCGGTGGTAGGTGAACGTCGGCTCGGGACCGCCGTCCAGGTAGGCCTGGACCTTGGGCCAGTCCGGGTCGTTCTTGTAGAAGGAGCGGATGTCGAGGAAGCTCTTGCCCGGGGCGATGGTGTCACCGTTGGCCATCTTGCCGGTCCACCCCTGCGGGATGTAGAGGCCCTGACCGGTGCTGGCGTTGTAGACGTCGTCGAACCGCTGGTAGTCGCCGCGGGTCTCCGGCCGCGCCACGCCCTTGGCGTCGCTGGCCGCGTACAGCGCGTCCAGCAGGCCCTTGGCGGTGGTCTTCGCCGCCGCGTTGCCCGACTTGGCCGCGTAGGCGATCAGGGTCCGGGCGAGCGCGCCGGTGACGCCGACGTCCTGCCCCTTGCCGATCACCTCGACGTGCAGGTTGGTGTTCGGCTGCGGGCTGGTCGGGTTCCAGTTGGCCGGCTGTCCGGTCCACTTCAGCTCGGACGGGACGGACCAGTTGGCGCCCAGGGTGGTGTTGGCGATGGCCCACGGCACCCACTTGTCCAGCAGCGCCTTGGCTCGGGTGTTGCCGGTCTCCTGGTACAGCTCGGCGATCCGCTGCATCGACCAGACCTGCATGCCGAACCACTGGTTCGACGGCGGGTCGTTGTAGACCGGGTCGACGTCGTAGAACATGCCGTAGAAGGTGGCGGTGCCGGCCGGCGGGGTGCCGTAGTTGCCGCCCCAGCTGTTGGTGGCACCACCGGCGATGCCGCCCTCGGCGGACTGGAGCCAGGTGTAGAACTCCAGCTGCCGCTCGAAGCTCTTGGTCCAGTCGGCGACCGCGGTCGGCGACTTGGGCTTGAGCTCGTTGACGCTGGTCAGCGCCCAGGCCGCGAACGGGTTCTGGTAGCCGAAGTGGCTGTGGCTGGAGCCGATCCGCCACGACCAGTTCTGGTTGGCCTCGTACGCGCCACCCCAGGCGTAGTACCAGGACATCAGGTAGTGCGCGGAGTCCTTGCCGGTGGCGGCCGGGCAGGCGGTGGCCCCGACGCAGTTACCGATCTTCTTGAAGTACTTGTCGAACATGGCGTACCGCAGGTAGTCGCCCATCTTGGCGGCCTTGGCCACGGTGGCCGCCACGTCGGCCTGCTTGTTCTGGGCCTTGGCCCAGGTCAGCGCCCAGTAGGCGGCCTGCACGGCACGGGCGTCGGCGTCCGGCGCGTTGGTGTACTTCCACTGCTTGGCCGGGGCGTTGGCCTCCTTGACGAACAGGTCGAGGAAGCCGTTGGTGCCGCCGTGCTTGAAGGTGTCGCAGGACGGCTGCGGGACGGTCTCCCAGACCGACTCCTGGGTGCCGCGCTGGAAGGTGTTGATGTACGCCGGCCGGGTGGTGCCGTCGCCGCAGCGGCCGTAGCCGTAGACGTTGTCCACGTCGAGCAGCCAGTGCATGCCGTAGATGTCACCGGTGCCGTAGGTGGACTGGAGTTCGCTGCGCAGCGGGTCCTGGCCGACCGGCACGTTCGCGTCGAGCTGCGACGGGTACTGGCTGGGCAGGTCGTGCTCGGCGGCGTACTGCGGGGTGCCGGGCGCGCCGGCGGTGGCCTGGTCGGCGTGCGACGGGATGATGTACTTCTCCATCACCGTCCAGGCGTTGTTGAACGGGGCCCAGTTCTGGGTGGCCCGGCCGTAGGCGGCCTCCAGCCAGAGCCAGTAGCTGAACGCCTCGCTGGTGGTCTCGTGCCCGTGGTCGGGGGCCTCGACGATCAGCGTCTCGATGGAGTGGTACGGCACGCCCTCGGGGCTGAAGTACCCCGAGTTCTTGATCTTGCCGTAGAGCTCCAGGAAGCGGGCGTTCCAGACGTTGTCCCCGCCCGGGGTGTCGTTGTCCAGCTCGGTGGCGGTGATCGCCAGCGGCGCGTACCCGGTGGCCGACGCGGTGATGGTGGCAGTGCCACCGGCGGTGTCGGCGTCCTCGGCCGCGCTGACCGTGACGTTGACGCCGGTGTTCCAGTTGGTCGGCGTCAGCGTGACCGAGGTCGGGGCGACGGTGATGTCGGTGTCCCCGGTACGGGTCAGCGTCACCGGCACGTTGGCCGACGGCAGGCCGCTGAGCTTGAGGTTGAACGCGGAGCTGCCGCCCTCGGCGACGCTCACCGCGGACGGGGTGGCGACCAGCACCGGCCCGCTGGACGCGGAGACGGTGAACGCCTTCTCGGCGGTGGCGGTCAGGTTGGCGTTGTCGTACGCCTTGGCCTGCACCGTGTAGCTACCGGCCGGCAGGTCCTCGAGGGTGTACGCGTACGGCGCGCTGGTGTCGGTGTTGACCAGCAGGCCGTTGCGGTAGAACTCGACCTTGGCGATGGTGCCGTCCGGGTCGCTGGCGGTGGCGGTCAGCGGCACGTCCGCCGGGGCCTCGAACGGGCCGGCCGGCACGGACAGCGCGACCGTCGGCGGCTGCTGCGGGTTGGTGGTGCCGCCGCAGGTCACGCCGTTGACCGAGAAGGAGGTCGGCTTGGTGTTGGTGCCGGTGTGGCTGCCGTTGAAGCCGATCGTGGTGGACCCGCCGGTCGGGAGGGAGCCGTTGTAGGACTCGTTGACGGCGGTGACCTCGGTGCCGGACTGGCTCCACCTCGCCGACCAGCCCTGGACGAGCCGCTGGCCGGACGGGAAGTTGAACTTCAACGTCCAGCCGTTGACCGCGTCGCCCAGGTTCTTGATGGTGACGTTGGCGGTGAACCCGTTGCTCCAGTCGCTGGTCGCGTAGACCACGTCGCAGGCCGGGGCGGCCTGCGCGACGCCGGCCGGCAGGGCGACCCCGCCGATGGCCAGCGTGGTGGCGGCGAGCATCGCCAGTCGGCGACGTCTTGCCAGATGTCTCATGTGCGCGGTGTCTCCTCGGACCGGGCCGGGGCCGGTGGGCCCGCGGCGGGCGCCTCCACGCGACACGGCGCGGGGGGTTGGAGGCGCGGTGATGGGGTCGGCCCGCCTCAGGCGGGCTGCGGGTGACGACGACGAGCTGATGCCCGTCGGCCCGCTCGGGTGTGCCGTCCGGTCAGCGACCGGCTGCCCTCGGCGACCCGCACTCACGCGATCTGGCTCCGCGGTAGTCGCAGTGTGTCATGGGAGCGCTCCCGTAACAAGAGCGGGCGTGAACGCTACATGTCGGGCGCGTGTCGTCGCAGGTCAGAGCCCCGGAATGTTTCGATCTCATTTTGGGTCTTTCACAAACCCGTGACGGGCGTTACAGTCGGCAGCATCATCGATGGGAGCGCTTCCATCGATGATGCTCACGCAGTACTCGTCCACTCCGGATCGTCCTCCCGGAACGATCCGGCACACAGCCCGGAGGGCTGACGGCGGGCCAGCCCGGACTCCGCCGCCAGCCAGATCCCATCCACTGTGAAGGGAGGTGGAACCAGAGCCACTCGCGTGGCCCGGCTCCCGCGCGGCACGTACGACAGGACGCCCATTCCGCTCGTACGTGCACATGCACCAGATGTGGGGACGGGGGTTGCCCTCCCCGTCCCCACACACTAGACCTACACCCACCACGGGAAAAGAGGCCGACGGGACTGGCGTAACGCGCCTCCCGGCCGGCCTCGTTCGCTATCGGCACCCGGATTCGGCCCGGCCGAGCCGCCGACGGCAGCCGTCCCAGCCCCACCCCACCCCGCCGCGACCAGCCCCCGGAGCTGTCCGGGCGCAACGCGGCCGGCTCACCCTGCCCTATGCTGGGAGCGCTCCCGGCCGCCTGGTGGCGGGCCCCGCATCCACGAGGAGAACGTCCTATGTCGATAGTCAC
Proteins encoded in this region:
- a CDS encoding glycoside hydrolase family 48 protein, whose amino-acid sequence is MARRRRLAMLAATTLAIGGVALPAGVAQAAPACDVVYATSDWSNGFTANVTIKNLGDAVNGWTLKFNFPSGQRLVQGWSARWSQSGTEVTAVNESYNGSLPTGGSTTIGFNGSHTGTNTKPTSFSVNGVTCGGTTNPQQPPTVALSVPAGPFEAPADVPLTATASDPDGTIAKVEFYRNGLLVNTDTSAPYAYTLEDLPAGSYTVQAKAYDNANLTATAEKAFTVSASSGPVLVATPSAVSVAEGGSSAFNLKLSGLPSANVPVTLTRTGDTDITVAPTSVTLTPTNWNTGVNVTVSAAEDADTAGGTATITASATGYAPLAITATELDNDTPGGDNVWNARFLELYGKIKNSGYFSPEGVPYHSIETLIVEAPDHGHETTSEAFSYWLWLEAAYGRATQNWAPFNNAWTVMEKYIIPSHADQATAGAPGTPQYAAEHDLPSQYPSQLDANVPVGQDPLRSELQSTYGTGDIYGMHWLLDVDNVYGYGRCGDGTTRPAYINTFQRGTQESVWETVPQPSCDTFKHGGTNGFLDLFVKEANAPAKQWKYTNAPDADARAVQAAYWALTWAKAQNKQADVAATVAKAAKMGDYLRYAMFDKYFKKIGNCVGATACPAATGKDSAHYLMSWYYAWGGAYEANQNWSWRIGSSHSHFGYQNPFAAWALTSVNELKPKSPTAVADWTKSFERQLEFYTWLQSAEGGIAGGATNSWGGNYGTPPAGTATFYGMFYDVDPVYNDPPSNQWFGMQVWSMQRIAELYQETGNTRAKALLDKWVPWAIANTTLGANWSVPSELKWTGQPANWNPTSPQPNTNLHVEVIGKGQDVGVTGALARTLIAYAAKSGNAAAKTTAKGLLDALYAASDAKGVARPETRGDYQRFDDVYNASTGQGLYIPQGWTGKMANGDTIAPGKSFLDIRSFYKNDPDWPKVQAYLDGGPEPTFTYHRFWAQVDVAMAYADYGRLFPNG
- a CDS encoding YbhB/YbcL family Raf kinase inhibitor-like protein, with translation MAGIVLRSTAFSDHDLLPGRFSRAGGNVSPPLQWAEVPDSARELVLLVEDPDAGRTPFLHWLVTGIDPASGGTDEGAVPAGGREWPNDAGGTGWSGPHPPQGEEAHRYFFRLFALDRPLDLPTSPHAPDVHRALAGHEIASGTTIGTFYR
- a CDS encoding phosphatase PAP2 family protein; this translates as MRVRATARGWTAVWLVLLAVMYTLALLAVWRLALHTETGQWLDTVALTGNRIGQDRIDGPVNQVLNAVSVVSLLAAIAVIGFIALLRRRIALAVTATALIVGANVTTQLLKYGLGRPDYGIDPERAAVGNSLPSGHACVAASVAVALVLVLPRKVRVLGAFLGAGYAALNGVATLSAGWHRPSDAVAAFLVVGAWAAAGGLLLLLTQREQAQVEPADAHRTAALVLGLTGLAALVVSMTAMAWLDGQPKLAVSELGRRPLFVGYAGSAAGIVGTIGVVMALLLALVHRLVPRVKG
- a CDS encoding DUF3159 domain-containing protein encodes the protein MTGAPQRERPSAPDAPGPESLADLLGGRRGAVDATLPPLAFGVGWLAGGESLWGGVIAAVLTGAAVAGWRLHRGDRPRSVLIGLLAVCVAALIALRTGRATDFFLLQVLANAASALVWVVSVVVRWPLLGVLVGVALRQRGRWRRDGALLRAYGRGSWVWAASYALRVAVFVPLYLGGQVVALVVARVALTWPLVATALGVSWLVVRRSLPAGHPGLRHPVVPSDADREA
- a CDS encoding low temperature requirement protein A; the encoded protein is MLRLPDGQQPQDGPAVTRPARARIVPAPDGPQRATFLELFFDLVFVFALTRIGTRAFEDLALEPGGAQGWSPITGGGKTLLLLLALWAVWQSTAWTTSRYDPYNFWLQTIVILALAASMVMGVAVPRAFTVAGLSFAVAYVVAQMSRPLILLFALGHGEERQLKLRMLVVYGVTAVFWLGGTFLPSTPRVVLWTLALGIEYTAGRTGWPVPGLGRSTVSRWHLVGEHLAERYQQFFLIALGETILVTGLAYGSGPRNPARAAAFGLALVTSVLLWRIYFQRAGQILAEAVARARQPAVIGRSAADTHLVMVIGVVGTAIGYELVIGYPLEHPEAAWIVLVLGGPLVFLAGRARFEYEVFGRVSPSRWVAMVALAVPLPVLVHHPPLIAAGTAAAILLAVAVVDARRARGRPPEAASPPF
- a CDS encoding META domain-containing protein, whose translation is MWTIAGLADPGGGESLHLSPFELYLVGSRCGTLGGAWRADTDGVFLASVDSASSDVVEGTPGCARASQETPGWLRRVTAYRFDGNGLPVLLDDLAQPVARLVPGTTATAWPDLAPFVLEPPMVTDESRRSFAPAVPLPAALTPVDPQRLAGRWVPTRGHRGAYLEFTADGGWRGSDGCNDQNGRWITADGGTLLATAGAVTLAACAARVPVGYWLWEGRRAGFDGDTLVLLDGRGTETGRLHPVG
- a CDS encoding SDR family oxidoreductase, coding for MRLTDRVVVVTGGAGGIGAALGRRFVAEGAAVVVLADLDADAAHAVAAAIGPAARGVGLDATDAAQVAALVTEVETRYGRIDLFCANAGVATGRGLDAEDADWERSWQVNVVAHVYAARAVLPGMLARGEGYLLHTCSAAGLLTAVGDAPYTATKHAAVGFAEWLAITYRDRGIRVSALCPQGVDTPMLADGLAEGHLGARVIAASGPVLTPDAVADATVTGLAEERFLILPHPEVADYARRRADDPDGWQAGLRRLMGRLRRDAQAGPQR